The ANME-2 cluster archaeon DNA window TTCTCTGAAATGGAATTCCTGTCTAAGGTATACAGGCTGGATGACAGACAGGTATTTAAGTTGTGCACGCTTAATGGAGCAAAAATACTTGGGACTGATGAGGATATAGGTTCAATCGTGGATGGAAAACAGGCCACTATCATGTTACTGGACGATGAGTCACCAAATTTATCCAATAGCAGTGACCCTGTTGCCAGCCTTGTCAGAAGAGGGAGACCTGACGACATCAAAGCAATAACAAATGGAAATGGAGGAATTATCCATGGAAAGTAGATTGTTTAAAAACATAATTCTTGCAACGGACGGTTCGAAATATTCTGGAAATGCTGTTGAATATGCCGTTGAGCTTGCCAAGATCTCCAGGGCCAGGATATCTGCCATATATGTAGTTGATACCGGGGCATTTGCCACCATACCCATGGACGCGGCATGGGAGAACATATATGAACTGTTGAAGACAGAAGGCAGCGAAGCAACCGGGAAAGTGGAAGCAGAGGCAAAAATATCAGATGTGGAAGTGGAATGCTTTGTTGTGGAAGGACATCCGGCAGAAGAGATTGTGAAATTATCGGAAACTATTCCGGCAGACCTGATCGTTATGGGTACCCTTGGTAAGAGGGGACTTGACAGGTTCCTGCTGGGCAGCGTGGCAGAAAAAGTTTCAAGGACTTCAAAAGTGCCTGTAATGATCGTCAGAGGGGAAAAACCCAGATAATAAAATATCGTCAACAGTCAAAATGGAGAGCTAAATTAATGCCAAATGTTACAACAGTTGATGACATCATGATAAGGGATGTTGCCTTTGCAACACTACCGGGATCTAGGGATGAAGTATTGGATATCCTGAAAAAAAAGCATGTGTCCGGTGTGCCTGTGGTCAAGAACGGTGATCTGGTCGGCATTGTGACCAGGACCGATCTTTTAAAGAACCCGGAAGAGGAACAGCTTGCAATCCTGATGAAAAGGGACCCCATTACTATTACTGCTGAAAAATCCATTGTACAAGCTTCAAGGATAATAACCGAATCAGGTGTCAGGAGACTTCCGGTTGTGGAGGGGAATACCCTGGTGGGGCTGATCACTATAGCGGATATTATCGGTGCTATTGCCGGTTTTAACATTCCGGACCCAATAGGGGACTTTATTGATGGCAAAGTTATCGTAGTATGGGAAAATACTCCTGTTTCCGTAATGGGAATGATTTTGGAAATGGCTGAGGTCAAAGCCGCACCTATTGTGAACGAGTCAAGAGAGATATTGGGTGTGGTCTGTGATAAAGACCTGATCAACATGAGCATTATCGAGGATTCTGTTGAGCATTCTGATATGTCTGCAGGTTCGGATGATGATGCCTGGACATGGGAATCAATGCGTGATACTATGAGTTTGTATTACAGCGTATCCAGGATCAAACTGCCGGATTGTTCGGTAAAGGATGCAGTGAAGTTAAAAGGTGAACCAATTTCCGTTGTTCCCAGCAATTCTATCAGCGAAACGGCCAGGAAGATGAAGCGTAATAATATAGACCAGATGCCGGTGATCTCTGCCAACAATAAACTTAAGGGCATGGTCCATGACTTTGACCTGCTTAAGGCATTGATATAATATTGTTCTTAAGATACCTTGATAAGCAATAAGGACGAATTACGGTAAATAATAGAATTGGAGGATGAATAACAGTGGGTAAAAAGAAAGAGTCACAGAGCGGCCTGATGTCATCGGCTGGCCTTATGCGTTATTATGAGGCCGATGAGACCACCTACCACATGGATCCGAAAATTATCATGATCGGTGGGGTGTTGATCGGTATTATATTACTTGTGTTAAATTACCGGTTCGGATTGTGGCCCTGAACTTTATCCTATTTTTCCTGTAGCCACCCGGCAAACTTTCGCATGGCATTACCCCTGTGAGATATCCGGTTCTTTTCATTGTCT harbors:
- a CDS encoding amidohydrolase family protein; the encoded protein is FSEMEFLSKVYRLDDRQVFKLCTLNGAKILGTDEDIGSIVDGKQATIMLLDDESPNLSNSSDPVASLVRRGRPDDIKAITNGNGGIIHGK
- a CDS encoding universal stress protein, with product MESRLFKNIILATDGSKYSGNAVEYAVELAKISRARISAIYVVDTGAFATIPMDAAWENIYELLKTEGSEATGKVEAEAKISDVEVECFVVEGHPAEEIVKLSETIPADLIVMGTLGKRGLDRFLLGSVAEKVSRTSKVPVMIVRGEKPR
- a CDS encoding CBS domain-containing protein, with protein sequence MPNVTTVDDIMIRDVAFATLPGSRDEVLDILKKKHVSGVPVVKNGDLVGIVTRTDLLKNPEEEQLAILMKRDPITITAEKSIVQASRIITESGVRRLPVVEGNTLVGLITIADIIGAIAGFNIPDPIGDFIDGKVIVVWENTPVSVMGMILEMAEVKAAPIVNESREILGVVCDKDLINMSIIEDSVEHSDMSAGSDDDAWTWESMRDTMSLYYSVSRIKLPDCSVKDAVKLKGEPISVVPSNSISETARKMKRNNIDQMPVISANNKLKGMVHDFDLLKALI
- a CDS encoding preprotein translocase subunit Sec61beta, which produces MGKKKESQSGLMSSAGLMRYYEADETTYHMDPKIIMIGGVLIGIILLVLNYRFGLWP